A single window of Sebastes umbrosus isolate fSebUmb1 chromosome 16, fSebUmb1.pri, whole genome shotgun sequence DNA harbors:
- the lrit3b gene encoding leucine-rich repeat, immunoglobulin-like domain and transmembrane domain-containing protein 3b, giving the protein MYLLVLVHILQSSLLAVQSCPFLCACTYGNSGVAELRLVQCSDPGISAVPINVPADTVKLRLEKTLISRVPRAAFYNLSELRFLWLTYNTITSIHPSSFVNLRALRELRLDGNLLTSFPWEGLRDMPRLQTLGLHNNRLSSLPAHAALFLPNITYLDLSSNRLTLLPAELLDLWFPLPGQQEGAVQRKILGLHDNPWLCDCQISMVTSLSMSLGSPVVLMDQLLICRRSLGQSGMLLTQAELSRCMRPSVQPAATRVISPLGSNVILRCDATGYPTPTLTWIKTSAYADCCQQDILENFDQLPRSLESFMQESPRVGVRWSIISLNGLSYKDAGEYRCQARNMAGISEAPIELKVVGVTRLSRLPKKKSQKTPPKSSSKYRKPNRTPAPTNIPSAKENQILQNITPPSINKTQTAPKVVYIDKYIKRRKMNLTDAKTTTSVKSTPEPPEKSRAALLSETLV; this is encoded by the exons ATGTATCTGCTGGTCCTGGTTCACATCTTGCAGTCATCTCTGTTGGCGGTCCAGTCCTGTCCATTTTTATGTGCCTGCACGTATGGGAACAGTGGAGTAGCAGAGCTCAG GTTGGTGCAGTGCAGTGACCCTGGAATCTCAGCTGTTCCCATTAATGTCCCAGCTGATACAGTCAAACTGCGTCTAGAGAAGACCTTGATCTCCAGGGTGCCCCGGGCAGCCTTCTACAACCTGTCGGAGCTGCGTTTTCTGTGGCTGACCTACAACACCATCACCTCCATCCACCCCAGCAGCTTCGTCAACCTGAGGGCCCTGCGAGAGCTGCGTCTGGATGGAAACCTCCTGACATCCTTCCCCTGGGAGGGGCTCAGGGACATGCCCCGCCTCCAGACTCTGGGTCTCCATAACAACCGTCTGTCCAGCCTTCCTGCCCACGCTGCTCTCTTTCTTCCCAACATCACCTACCTCGACCTGTCCAGCAACAG gttGACTTTATTACCTGCTGAGCTACTGGACCTTTGGTTTCCTCTCCCAGGACAACAGGAAGGAGCAGTACAAAGAAAGATTTTGG GTCTCCATGACAACCCCTGGTTGTGTGACTGCCAGATCTCCATGGTGACGTCCTTGTCCATGTCCCTGGGGAGTCCTGTAGTTCTCATGGACCAGCTGCTGATATGTCGCAGGTCTCTGGGTCAGTCGGGGATGTTGCTGACCCAGGCTGAGCTGTCCCGCTGTATGAGGCCTTCAGTCCAGCCTGCAGCCACCAGAGTCATCTCTCCACTGGGCAGCAACGTCATACTCCGCTGTGACGCTACCGGCTACCCAACACCGACCCTGACCTGGATCAAAACCTCAGCCTACGCTG ATTGTTGCCAACAAGACATCCTTGAGAACTTTGACCAGCTACCCAGGAGTTTGGAGAGTT TTATGCAGGAATCTCCTCGAGTGGGAGTTCGCTGGTCGATAATCAGCCTGAACGGGTTATCATACAAGGATGCCGGTGAATATCGCTGCCAGGCACGGAACATGGCAGGAATATCTGAAGCCCCGATTGAACTGAAGGTGGTGGGAGTCACGAGACTATCCCGTCTTCCAAAAAAGAAGTCCCAAAAGACTCCACCCAAATCATCATCAAAATACAGGAAGCCCAACCGGACTCCAGCTCCCACCAACATCCCTTCAGCGAAGGAGAATCAGATACTCCAAAACATTACACCACCTTCCATTAACAAGACCCAGACGGCTCCGAAAGTGGTCTACATAGACAAGTACATTAAACGGCGCAAAATGAACTTAACAGATGCAAAGACCACGACGTCCGTCAAGTCTACACCGGAGCCCCCAGAAAAATCTAGAGCTGCTCTCCTGTCAGAAACACTTGTATGA
- the fam241a gene encoding uncharacterized protein FAM241A, whose product MSTVPPPASDRYVFRRREFEELPSETQRRWITPPQHVPGARQQPALHQQPHRQHRVDGSRTRPGPPSDPSTRWLQENDPTTREPQLDDCERMGTLFGMLNKCLRAMGFSQMYFGDKIVEPVVIVFFWLLLWFLGIQALGLVGTLCIIIIYIQK is encoded by the exons atgtccactgtaccgCCACCAGCTAGTGACCGGTATGTTTTCCGCCGACGGGAGTTTGAGGAGCTGCCGTCAGAGACCCAGAGACGCTGGATTACGCCTCCTCAACATGTCCCCGGTGCCCGGCAGCAGCCCGCACTACACCAGCAGCCACACCGACAACACCGG GTTGATGGCAGCCGGACCCGACCCGGACCTCCCAGTGACCCCAGCACCAGATGGCTCCAGGAGAACGACCCCACCACCAGAGAGCCTCAGCTGGACGACTGCGAGCGGATGGGGACGCTGTTCGGGATGCTCAACAAGTGTCTGCGGGCGATGGGCTTCAGCCAGATGTACTTTGGGGACAAGATAGTGGAACCAGTAGTGATTGTGTTCTTCTGGCTGCTGCTCTGGTTCCTGGGTATCCAGGCCCTGGGACTGGTGGGAACTctgtgcatcatcatcatctacatCCAGAAGTAA
- the LOC119504380 gene encoding zinc finger BED domain-containing protein 4-like, whose amino-acid sequence MEVWGTTNKVTCLVTDGAANMIACGTELRLRHTICIAHTLNLIVKKALELTPVFSDIRTKARKLVGYFRSSTTAKEKLAQVQHDMGRPKLKLLQEVETRWNNTFHMLHRLVDLREPVGAALAGLQTDIPSLTSEEYNTVSGCLSLLSSFNDATVELSAEENVSGSKVVPLLKMLEQMLQEDITNTAAAVAREMGDHLIRQLRERLHTFQSMSIMSLATLLHPRFKVIGFFSSTKATEAIKRLTSECAAVIRSAQTPESDQPSTSQDAQPAARGSFYLVLRSIFIITTLTNMVCVYFSGNKLWRHLDESVMHARRIQSVTADATVEGQRFLSEPNIGRMEDPLLYWEGQKCIYPNLYKLAVGFLCTPASSVPCERVFSKEGEVVSKKRNRLSPNTVEKLLFLNKNE is encoded by the exons ATGGAGGTATGGGGAACCACAAATAAGGTAACATGTCTAGTTACTGATGGTGCAGCTAACATGATTGCCTGTGGCACGGAACTGAGGCTCCGCCACACTATCTGCATAGCTCACACACTGAACCTGATAGTAAAAAAGGCTCTTGAACTGACCCCCGTGTTCTCTGACATCCGGACCAAGGCGAGGAAGCTGGTTGGATACTTCAGAAGTAGCACCACTGCTAAG gagaaGCTTGCACAGGTGCAACACGATATGGGGAGGCCAAAACTGAAGCTTCTGCAAGAAGTTGAAACCCGATGGAACAACACCTTCCACATGCTGCACCGTCTGGTGGACCTCAGAGAGCCAGTGGGGGCAGCTTTAGCCGGTCTACAAACCGACATCCCCTCACTGACCTCAGAGGAGTACAACACTGTCAGTGGGTGCCTGTCATTGCTGTCATCATTTAATGATGCCACTGTGGAGCTGTCAGCAGAGGAAAATGTTTCCGGATCGAAGGTGGTTCCACTGCTGAAAATGTTGGAGCAGATGCTGCAGGAAGACATTACAAACACGGCAGCTGCAGTGGCGAGGGAAATGGGAGACCACCTCATAAGGCAGCTGAGGGAGAGGCTACACACATTTCAATCTATGAGCATCATGTCACTGGCAACCTTACTTCACCCAAGGTTTAAGGTAATAGGGTTTTTCAGCTCAACCAAAGCCACAGAGGCTATAAAAAGGCTAACATCTGAGTGTGCAGCCGTTATTAGGTCTGCTCAAACCCCGGAGTCAGATCAGCCATCAACATCACAGGATGCTCAACCTGCAGCCCGAGGtagtttttatttggttttgaggtcaatatttattattactacactCACTAACATGGTCTGTGTGTACTTCTCAGGTAACAAACTGTGGCGTCACTTGGATGAGAGTGTCATGCATGCCAGGAGAATCCAGAGTGTGACGGCAGATGCCACTGTGGAGGGCCAGCGGTTCCTGTCGGAACCAAACATCGGACGAATGGAGGACCCTCTCTTGTACTGGGAAGGACAAAAATGTATCTACCCAAATTTATATAAACTTGCTGTTGGATTTCTGTGCACCCCAGCCTCATCAGTACCATGTGAAAGAGTCTTCTCAAAGGAGGGAGAAGTTGTATCGAAAAAAAGAAATCGCCTCAGCCCGAACACGGTTGAGAAGCTTCTGTtcctaaataaaaatgaataa
- the LOC119504387 gene encoding FK506-binding nuclear protein-like — protein sequence MEQQLMGVNSELDNNRPGGVNSIVERPAQDGEVRLGFVGDGEYERYVIERDIYQIFGHSDSEEEEEMEEEEEEEDEDAWSDSSEDSGYESKSEHEDDSEDDDFNVIIRPISPMNQLVPPPSFWQVLHRGSSPVGLPAGAPFCFPFGVLPAQQEERPEEDQPSVCQRSEESASSTSGLSISTKRSREEDCTEQVGVKRQRQCEDSHEEPASSTSDLSISTKRSREEDCTEQVGVKRQCQCEDSHEEPASSTSDLDSSTNRSREEDYRYSFRSYW from the exons ATGGAGCAGCAGCTGATGGGAGTCAACTCTGAGTTAGACAACAACAGGCCAG GTGGTGTGAACTCCATCGTCGAGCGCCCTGCACAAGATGGTGAGGTCAGGCTTGGTTTTGTTGGTGATGGTGAGTATGAACGTTATGTCATCGAGAGAGATATTTATCAGATATTCGGCCACTctgacagtgaggaggaggaggagatggaggaagaggaggaggaggaggatgaagacgCCTGGTCTGACTCGAGCGAAGATTCTGGTTACGAGTCCAAGTCCGAGCATGAAGACGACTCTGAAGACGATGATTTCAACGTCATCATCAGACCTATCTCCCCCATGAACCAGCTGGTCCCACCTCCGAGCTTTTGGCAGGTTTTACACCGAGGGTCATCTCCTGTTGGCCTTCCCGCTGGAGCTCCTTTCTGCTTCCCTTTTGGAGTTCTTCCTGCGCAGCAAGAGGAACGTCCTGAAGAAGATCAACCCTCAGTCTGTCAGAGGTCAGAAGAGTCCGCTTCCTCAACTTCAGGCCTCAGCATCTCCACGAAGAGGAGCAGGGAAGAGGACTGCACAGAGCAGGTAGGTGTGAAGAGGCAGCGCCAGTGTGAGGACAGCCATGAGGAGCCAGCATCCTCCACTTCAGACCTCAGCATCTCCACgaagaggagcagagaagaGGACTGCACAGAGCAGGTAGGTGTGAAGAGGCAGTGCCAGTGTGAGGACAGCCATGAGGAGCCAGCATCCTCCACTTCAGACCTCGATTCCTCCACTAACCGGAGCAGAGAAGAGGACTACAGGTACAGCTTCAGGAGTTACTGGTAG